The Spirosoma radiotolerans genome has a window encoding:
- a CDS encoding ABC transporter permease, with amino-acid sequence MKAPTTPGPPRWATQLLRWWGNPDTDEEVQGDLLELYPYWVKTVGKRRADWRYSLSALKLLRPLAKSKPSTEYPKPFLLSPSMIRNYVKNAFRNLTKSKGYSFINITGLAVGMACAVLIFLVVRHETSYDRFHTNGNRIYRVEGENIKEKHTYPGTYTGMTNALHTDLPEAELVVPILQTRGSTLAVPNSDKRFKETFVFAGNELFHLLDYNWVTGDSRTALSQPNTVVLTRAYAEKYFGTTDVLSKTVQLDNKQDLLVVGVLEDYPATTSFPFDILVSFPTIKSAKPDIDLNRWNGWSDNFQVFVLLKNGINPAQLTRRFQHIVVKYLGKEALADKRFFLNSLSQIHYGSNLGGRSANIPLLKTLSFISLLVLLIACFNFINLSTAQAFKRAREVGIRKAIGSTRLSLVYQFLTEAGLLTFLGALTAILLAQISLPAVATTLAIPLTYSDIFTWQTALFASGLLVLTTLLAGVYPALRLSGMAPIWALKNNVSLPHKQWFSLRQGLVVVQFMVSLILISSAFLINQQLDFFRNADLGFDKSALITVSIPDNKPEKLQALRNQLIESPQIKDVSFSFNSASAESNWMQGMQYRKGVETTDIKTQMKMADSHYMATYGIQLLAGEKLKDTDTSSASFKIIANEVFINRMGISRPREAIGQRVYYGDGQEFATIVGVTKNFNVNSLHQKIDPTVIQVVPNNYYQASIKLQGEKPTAGTVQAALAHIEKAWTATFPNQVFDYSFLDQALAQAYQSETRMAKLIEASTFLAILIACLGLFGLATFTAEQRTKEIGVRKVVGASVSGIVILLAKDFLKLVLLAIIIASPIAWYAMSQWLQNFEFKVEIQWWVFALTGLLTAGIALLTVSFQSIRAALVNPVKSLRTE; translated from the coding sequence ATGAAAGCCCCAACAACACCCGGTCCGCCCCGCTGGGCCACCCAACTTCTGCGCTGGTGGGGCAACCCCGATACGGACGAAGAAGTGCAGGGCGACCTGCTCGAACTCTACCCCTATTGGGTCAAAACGGTGGGCAAACGACGGGCCGACTGGCGATACAGCCTGAGTGCCCTGAAACTATTGCGGCCGCTGGCCAAATCGAAACCATCCACGGAGTACCCAAAACCTTTTTTATTAAGTCCTTCTATGATACGCAACTATGTAAAAAACGCCTTTCGAAACCTGACCAAAAGTAAGGGATACTCCTTTATTAATATCACAGGGCTGGCCGTTGGCATGGCCTGTGCGGTATTGATATTTTTAGTAGTCAGGCATGAAACCAGCTATGACCGATTCCATACAAACGGAAACCGAATTTACCGGGTTGAGGGCGAAAACATAAAAGAAAAGCATACCTATCCAGGTACGTATACGGGCATGACGAACGCCTTGCATACCGATCTGCCCGAAGCGGAACTGGTCGTTCCTATTCTTCAGACTAGAGGCAGCACACTCGCCGTCCCGAACTCCGACAAACGCTTCAAAGAAACATTCGTATTTGCCGGGAATGAGTTGTTTCATTTGCTCGACTATAACTGGGTCACAGGCGACTCCCGTACGGCTCTATCCCAACCGAACACCGTTGTCCTGACGCGAGCGTATGCTGAAAAGTATTTTGGTACCACCGACGTGCTTAGCAAAACCGTTCAGCTCGATAATAAGCAGGACTTGCTGGTAGTCGGTGTACTGGAAGATTATCCAGCAACGACCAGCTTTCCATTCGACATACTGGTTTCGTTTCCCACAATCAAAAGTGCCAAGCCGGATATTGACTTGAACCGGTGGAATGGCTGGAGTGACAATTTTCAGGTGTTTGTGTTACTAAAAAACGGTATAAATCCCGCTCAACTCACCAGGCGATTTCAGCATATAGTGGTCAAGTACCTGGGGAAAGAAGCCCTTGCCGACAAACGCTTTTTCCTGAACTCGTTGTCTCAAATCCATTATGGAAGCAATCTGGGAGGCCGATCGGCTAATATACCTCTACTCAAGACACTGTCGTTCATTAGCTTGCTAGTGCTGCTGATCGCCTGCTTTAACTTCATCAATTTAAGCACGGCTCAGGCATTCAAACGAGCCAGAGAGGTGGGTATCCGAAAGGCCATTGGCAGCACTCGCTTGTCGCTGGTGTATCAGTTTCTGACCGAGGCCGGACTACTTACCTTTCTGGGGGCGCTGACAGCCATCCTGTTGGCTCAGATTAGCCTCCCGGCCGTTGCTACAACACTAGCGATTCCGCTTACTTACTCGGATATATTTACCTGGCAAACGGCTCTGTTTGCGAGCGGGCTACTGGTGTTGACAACCTTGCTGGCGGGTGTTTATCCGGCCCTTCGCCTATCGGGCATGGCCCCAATCTGGGCCTTAAAAAACAACGTATCACTCCCGCACAAGCAGTGGTTTTCTTTACGACAAGGGCTGGTAGTCGTTCAGTTCATGGTCTCGCTGATTCTTATCAGTAGCGCCTTTCTGATCAATCAGCAACTTGACTTTTTTCGAAATGCCGATCTAGGCTTCGATAAATCGGCTCTTATCACCGTAAGTATTCCTGATAATAAACCTGAGAAACTACAGGCCCTCCGCAATCAACTTATCGAATCCCCACAAATTAAGGACGTCAGTTTCTCCTTCAATAGTGCATCGGCAGAAAGCAACTGGATGCAGGGAATGCAGTATCGGAAAGGAGTTGAAACTACCGATATCAAAACGCAGATGAAAATGGCTGATTCGCATTATATGGCTACCTATGGGATTCAGTTATTAGCAGGAGAAAAACTTAAAGACACCGACACATCTTCAGCTTCGTTTAAAATCATTGCCAATGAAGTATTTATCAACCGGATGGGCATTAGCCGGCCCAGAGAAGCCATTGGGCAGCGCGTGTATTACGGAGATGGACAGGAATTTGCCACGATTGTTGGGGTCACAAAAAACTTCAATGTCAACTCGCTGCACCAGAAAATCGACCCAACGGTGATTCAGGTCGTACCGAACAATTATTATCAGGCAAGCATCAAATTACAGGGCGAAAAGCCAACAGCCGGGACCGTGCAGGCAGCGCTGGCGCACATTGAAAAAGCGTGGACAGCCACCTTTCCCAACCAGGTATTCGATTATAGCTTCCTGGACCAGGCGCTGGCGCAGGCCTATCAGTCCGAAACCCGAATGGCGAAGCTCATCGAAGCATCAACTTTCTTAGCGATTTTGATTGCCTGCCTGGGCCTGTTCGGTCTGGCAACGTTTACGGCCGAACAGCGGACCAAAGAAATTGGGGTGCGTAAAGTAGTGGGCGCGTCGGTCTCAGGCATCGTCATTCTGCTCGCCAAAGATTTTCTAAAGTTGGTTTTACTGGCGATCATCATTGCTTCACCCATCGCCTGGTATGCCATGAGTCAATGGCTACAGAATTTCGAATTTAAAGTTGAGATTCAGTGGTGGGTATTTGCGCTGACAGGCCTGTTGACAGCGGGAATTGCCCTGCTGACGGTCAGCTTTCAGAGCATTAGGGCCGCCTTGGTGAATCCCGTCAAGAGTTTACGCACTGAATAA
- a CDS encoding DoxX family protein: protein MNSKVMRIITIVVTVLAAGMAILSGVMKLTQSPEIVATLSKAGVGQHVLALGTMEIVFAALFIYPKTMKIGFILLSCYFAGAIATELSHGTALNAVLPIVLIWISAFLRNKTIFLPTSAA, encoded by the coding sequence ATGAATTCTAAAGTTATGCGTATTATAACCATCGTTGTTACCGTCCTGGCAGCCGGAATGGCTATTCTCAGTGGCGTAATGAAGTTGACTCAGTCTCCCGAAATAGTGGCCACGCTTAGCAAAGCAGGCGTCGGCCAGCATGTTCTGGCGTTGGGAACTATGGAAATCGTTTTTGCTGCTTTATTTATTTACCCCAAAACGATGAAGATTGGCTTCATCTTACTGTCCTGCTACTTCGCGGGGGCCATCGCCACCGAGCTGTCGCATGGCACAGCGCTGAACGCCGTACTGCCCATCGTTTTGATCTGGATTTCGGCTTTTCTGCGGAATAAAACGATTTTCCTGCCCACGTCGGCGGCTTAG
- a CDS encoding ABC transporter permease, protein MKTPKPSGKPIHPPRWATQLLTWWGDPNTGEEVQGDLLELYAYWVKTVGKRRADWRYSLSALKLLRPMAKSKHVPEYTTTFFLSPDMIRNYAKIAWRNLVNHKLYTGINVFGLALGMACALLIGLWVHEELNYDRFLPDVDRVYFVRVQAEYKGKIGTNYATPGPLQEAIGSEIPQVAAATKTNWGSETLIKAGEKATKEFGRYATADFFRVFDLPAIDGDPKMALAQPDQIVITRKLAEKFFPEGQARGKVLQLDNATFYKVGAVIENIPTNATIQFEWMVNWKAQEKEWMNNWGNNSFLTYLRLKPNATATQAEAAMKDMYVRHAKQPADFNAVQYPILHPMADVHLYSEYKDGKVVGGGIEYVRTFSLVALFILLIACINFMNLATARSSTRAREVGVRKVVGAMRPALIGQFLSESLLTSLLAAVLAVGLVWQALPTFNQLFDKQIALSLSTPVLWLGLIGLVVFTGFLSGSYPALFLSGLQAVRILKGNLQFGSGPVAFRRVLVVVQFALSVFLIVGMLAVSRQMNYLQEKHLGLDRENVVYIPIEGEMANPEKVEVFRQEVMRLPSVAAATATSDLPIDVTWTTAGNLTWTGKDPNQETNVSAMLVGGEFTRTMNIKLLSGRDFRPGSLADSSNYLVNEATAKLMGIDNPVGKEINFSMGKGRIIGLMKDFHLNSLHQAINPLVVCFGAKYAHYILAKTRAGQTNQAIADLEELTKRFNPNYPFTYHFLDEAYEKLYRSEQQVSSLVNYFGMLAILISCLGLFGLVAFTAEQRTKEIGIRKVLGASVQNIVGLLSADLLRLVLIALVLATPVAWWAIDKWLKTFEYRQELTWWIVALAGLLAVGIALLTVSFQSIKAALMNPVKSLRSE, encoded by the coding sequence ATGAAGACCCCAAAGCCATCGGGCAAGCCTATTCATCCACCCCGTTGGGCCACCCAGCTCCTGACCTGGTGGGGCGATCCCAACACGGGCGAAGAAGTGCAGGGCGACCTGCTCGAACTCTACGCCTACTGGGTCAAAACGGTGGGCAAACGACGGGCCGACTGGCGATACAGCCTGAGTGCCCTGAAGCTGTTACGGCCCATGGCCAAATCAAAGCACGTACCTGAGTACACGACCACCTTTTTTCTAAGCCCCGACATGATCCGAAACTACGCCAAAATTGCCTGGAGGAATCTGGTTAACCACAAACTATACACTGGTATCAACGTTTTTGGGCTGGCATTGGGCATGGCCTGTGCTTTACTCATTGGTCTATGGGTACACGAAGAACTAAATTATGACCGCTTTCTGCCTGATGTAGACCGCGTTTACTTCGTGCGTGTCCAGGCGGAATACAAAGGCAAAATTGGCACTAATTATGCAACGCCGGGGCCGTTGCAGGAAGCTATTGGCAGCGAGATACCTCAGGTAGCGGCTGCCACAAAAACGAACTGGGGTAGCGAAACACTTATTAAAGCGGGTGAAAAAGCAACCAAGGAATTTGGCCGCTATGCAACAGCCGACTTCTTCCGTGTCTTCGACCTACCCGCTATAGATGGTGACCCCAAGATGGCCCTGGCGCAACCGGATCAAATCGTTATTACCCGAAAATTGGCAGAAAAATTCTTTCCGGAGGGACAGGCACGGGGGAAGGTGCTTCAACTCGATAATGCTACATTTTATAAAGTGGGGGCCGTTATTGAAAACATCCCAACTAACGCAACGATCCAATTCGAATGGATGGTCAATTGGAAAGCGCAGGAGAAGGAGTGGATGAATAACTGGGGCAATAATTCGTTTCTGACCTACCTCCGCCTAAAACCAAACGCCACCGCCACGCAGGCCGAAGCGGCCATGAAGGACATGTATGTGCGTCATGCCAAACAACCTGCCGATTTCAACGCCGTACAATATCCCATTCTGCATCCAATGGCAGATGTGCATCTGTACTCAGAATACAAAGACGGCAAGGTAGTGGGTGGTGGCATCGAGTATGTCCGCACCTTCTCCCTGGTTGCGCTATTTATTCTGCTGATCGCCTGTATCAATTTTATGAATTTAGCCACGGCCCGGTCATCCACCCGTGCCAGGGAGGTGGGGGTGCGCAAGGTTGTCGGCGCCATGCGCCCTGCCTTGATCGGTCAGTTCCTGAGCGAATCCCTGCTGACAAGCTTGCTGGCGGCTGTGCTGGCAGTAGGCCTGGTTTGGCAAGCGCTGCCAACATTTAATCAACTGTTTGACAAACAGATAGCACTCAGTTTATCGACGCCTGTACTTTGGCTGGGGCTGATCGGACTAGTCGTATTCACGGGCTTTTTGTCGGGCAGCTATCCGGCGCTATTTCTGTCAGGGTTACAGGCGGTTCGAATTCTTAAAGGAAATCTACAATTCGGCTCAGGCCCGGTAGCCTTCCGCAGAGTCTTGGTGGTCGTTCAATTTGCGCTGTCCGTATTTTTGATCGTCGGCATGTTGGCGGTAAGCCGGCAAATGAATTACCTACAGGAGAAACACCTCGGGCTTGATCGGGAAAACGTGGTTTACATACCTATAGAAGGCGAAATGGCCAATCCTGAGAAAGTAGAGGTATTTCGACAGGAAGTGATGCGTTTGCCATCGGTTGCTGCAGCCACGGCGACGTCCGACCTGCCCATTGATGTCACCTGGACAACAGCCGGCAATTTGACATGGACGGGCAAGGACCCCAATCAGGAAACAAATGTATCGGCCATGCTGGTTGGTGGCGAGTTTACCCGCACCATGAACATTAAGCTGCTCAGCGGGCGTGACTTCCGACCAGGCAGCCTCGCCGACTCCTCTAATTACCTCGTCAATGAGGCCACCGCAAAATTGATGGGAATCGACAATCCGGTCGGCAAAGAAATTAACTTTTCGATGGGCAAAGGCCGGATTATCGGGTTGATGAAAGATTTCCACCTGAACTCTTTACACCAGGCAATCAATCCTTTAGTTGTGTGTTTTGGGGCAAAATATGCGCATTATATTTTGGCAAAAACCCGTGCCGGACAAACCAATCAGGCCATCGCTGACCTCGAAGAATTGACAAAGCGATTTAACCCAAATTATCCGTTTACCTACCACTTCCTGGACGAAGCCTACGAGAAGCTATATCGGAGCGAGCAGCAGGTCAGTTCGCTCGTCAACTACTTTGGCATGCTGGCCATTTTGATCTCCTGTCTGGGTCTGTTCGGCCTGGTTGCCTTTACGGCCGAACAGCGGACCAAAGAAATCGGTATCCGTAAAGTACTGGGCGCCAGCGTCCAGAATATTGTCGGCTTACTATCGGCCGATCTCCTCCGGCTCGTCTTGATTGCTCTTGTGTTAGCGACACCTGTGGCGTGGTGGGCCATTGACAAGTGGCTCAAGACGTTTGAGTATCGGCAGGAATTAACCTGGTGGATTGTCGCCCTGGCAGGGTTGTTAGCGGTAGGCATTGCCCTACTGACCGTCAGTTTTCAGAGTATCAAAGCGGCCCTGATGAACCCCGTCAAGAGCTTACGTAGCGAATAG
- a CDS encoding ABC transporter permease: MTNNPHPPRNEGPRWASWLLNTFGDPNTGEEVQGDLLELYTYWVGTVGKRRADWRYSLSVLKLLRPMAKPKHVPEYKTTFFPSPGMIRNYLKIALRNLVRSKTYSAINIGGLSLGLAAVMFILLFVEDEVSYDRFHKHGNQLYRVVLNSTTPEGREVRTGSTGTPEGPTFDQELPEVAGFCRMVGYEMLVRKQNEGIYEQVMYVDTSFFRLFSFELLAGGTTPQTLLNDPGSVVITDDMARKYFGTTQVIGRLLTIDAGGSFDNYRITGVVKSPPKNSSIQFDVLRPFVASLPPDYKTRRAQWAEGSLNTFVLLQAQTDEDGATGQATDPALTERKMASVFETHARAQLDQLSREYGNASVTYHLQPFTDMHLDDRYDMSNGLVQASSSIYSYILSGIAGLILLLAGINFVNLTLARSLRRTKEIGIRKVTGSTRQQLIGQFIGEAFLLTFLAFVPAVLVVYMLLPQFSTLANKALQLGFLASPKTLLLFGSLLLVVTLLAGFYPAFALSGFNPTQILYSRLRLGGRNGLGKSLVILQFMIATVLLIGTVVLHSQFEYIQTANVGYERANRVRIYVPWGRERQGELLKQVLRPEPGIEAVARKSGGHQKRTIYIRNKPVTTATEWIDDQYLRFVNVPVVAGRALNLANPADSLSNILVNETFARQFFTANQSAIGQVVQRKGDDNSNHDLTVVGVVRDYQYRSLRDKPEPVLLQLGKPEQMNQLYVKLTPHQTKAALATIESQFNKLIPYQPFSFHFMEDDRLADYADDARWKQLITYAAMLAIFIAGLGLFGLVSLAIEQRIKEIGIRKVLGADLITIARMLSMSYLKLVALAFVIAAPVGWYAARYWLDTFAYRIDLSGWLFGLVGLSVLGVALLTVSFQSVKAGLMNPVKSLRSE; the protein is encoded by the coding sequence ATGACGAACAACCCTCACCCACCCCGTAACGAAGGACCGCGCTGGGCTAGCTGGTTGCTGAACACGTTCGGCGATCCCAACACGGGCGAAGAAGTGCAGGGCGACCTGCTCGAACTGTACACTTATTGGGTTGGGACCGTGGGCAAACGGCGGGCCGACTGGCGATACAGTCTGAGTGTCCTGAAGCTATTACGGCCCATGGCCAAACCGAAGCACGTACCTGAGTACAAGACCACCTTTTTTCCAAGCCCCGGCATGATCCGCAACTATCTAAAAATCGCTCTCAGGAATCTGGTCCGGAGCAAGACCTACTCAGCCATCAACATCGGCGGCTTGAGCCTGGGCCTGGCGGCTGTGATGTTTATTCTGCTCTTTGTGGAGGACGAAGTTTCGTACGACCGTTTTCACAAACATGGGAATCAGCTTTATAGGGTCGTACTCAATTCAACGACCCCCGAGGGCCGCGAAGTCAGAACCGGTTCCACGGGTACGCCCGAAGGCCCAACCTTTGACCAGGAGCTGCCCGAAGTGGCTGGCTTCTGTCGTATGGTAGGCTATGAAATGCTCGTTCGCAAACAAAATGAGGGCATTTACGAGCAGGTGATGTATGTGGATACGTCCTTTTTCCGGTTGTTTAGCTTCGAACTACTGGCCGGTGGAACCACGCCCCAGACGCTGCTGAACGATCCGGGCAGTGTGGTTATTACGGACGATATGGCGCGCAAATATTTTGGCACCACCCAGGTAATTGGCCGCCTGCTAACCATCGATGCAGGAGGGAGTTTCGATAACTACCGCATTACGGGTGTCGTAAAATCGCCACCTAAAAATTCCAGCATACAGTTTGATGTGTTACGCCCGTTTGTCGCATCCTTACCTCCAGACTACAAGACCCGACGCGCCCAATGGGCTGAAGGATCACTGAATACCTTCGTGCTCTTGCAGGCCCAAACCGATGAGGATGGGGCCACAGGACAGGCGACAGATCCGGCCTTGACCGAACGGAAGATGGCTTCTGTGTTTGAAACCCACGCTCGTGCACAGCTTGACCAACTCAGCAGAGAATACGGAAACGCCAGCGTAACGTATCATTTGCAACCTTTTACCGACATGCACCTCGATGACCGCTACGACATGAGCAACGGCCTGGTGCAGGCTTCCTCATCGATCTACTCGTATATCCTGAGCGGCATAGCTGGCCTGATCCTGCTATTGGCGGGCATAAATTTTGTAAATCTAACCCTGGCCCGGTCGTTACGCCGAACCAAAGAGATCGGCATTCGGAAAGTAACCGGCAGCACACGGCAACAGCTCATTGGCCAATTCATCGGCGAAGCGTTTCTGCTAACTTTTCTGGCGTTCGTTCCGGCGGTACTCGTTGTTTACATGCTGCTGCCCCAATTCTCAACTCTGGCAAATAAGGCCTTACAGCTTGGCTTTTTAGCGTCCCCCAAAACACTCCTTCTGTTCGGCAGCTTGCTCCTGGTTGTTACGCTGCTGGCCGGTTTTTACCCCGCGTTTGCGCTGTCGGGTTTCAACCCAACGCAAATTTTATACAGTCGTTTGCGACTTGGCGGACGCAACGGATTAGGCAAGTCACTGGTTATTCTTCAATTTATGATCGCTACCGTCTTGCTGATCGGGACGGTCGTGCTGCATAGCCAGTTCGAGTACATCCAAACCGCTAACGTAGGCTACGAACGGGCCAACCGGGTCCGGATTTATGTTCCTTGGGGACGAGAGCGGCAGGGAGAACTGCTGAAACAGGTTCTACGGCCAGAACCCGGCATTGAGGCCGTCGCCCGGAAGTCAGGAGGTCACCAAAAACGAACTATCTATATTCGGAATAAGCCCGTCACTACAGCCACAGAATGGATCGACGATCAGTATCTTAGGTTTGTCAATGTGCCTGTTGTGGCAGGCAGGGCGCTCAATCTCGCTAATCCCGCCGATAGTTTGTCGAATATTCTGGTGAATGAAACCTTTGCCCGACAGTTTTTTACGGCCAACCAATCGGCCATCGGGCAGGTCGTCCAGCGCAAAGGCGATGACAACAGTAACCATGACCTGACGGTGGTTGGTGTGGTGCGCGACTATCAATACCGATCGTTGCGCGACAAACCGGAACCGGTTCTGCTGCAACTGGGGAAGCCCGAACAAATGAATCAGCTTTATGTGAAGCTGACCCCTCACCAAACGAAGGCCGCGCTGGCCACTATCGAAAGTCAGTTCAACAAGCTCATTCCTTACCAGCCTTTCTCGTTTCATTTTATGGAAGACGATCGCCTGGCTGACTACGCGGACGATGCCCGCTGGAAACAACTGATTACCTATGCAGCCATGCTCGCTATTTTCATTGCCGGACTGGGCCTGTTTGGGCTCGTTTCGCTGGCAATCGAGCAGCGGATTAAGGAAATTGGCATTCGAAAAGTGCTGGGTGCCGATCTAATCACCATTGCCCGGATGCTCTCGATGAGCTACTTAAAACTGGTGGCCCTTGCGTTTGTGATTGCGGCTCCCGTTGGCTGGTACGCGGCCCGCTACTGGCTCGATACGTTTGCTTATCGAATCGACCTAAGTGGGTGGCTGTTCGGGCTGGTCGGCCTGTCGGTGCTCGGCGTTGCGCTCCTAACGGTCAGTTTCCAGAGTGTTAAAGCGGGGCTGATGAACCCGGTGAAATCACTGCGTTCTGAATAG
- a CDS encoding ABC transporter permease — MKILKPSDKSVQPPRWATQLLRGWGDPNTQEEVQGDLLELYACWVSTEGKRRADWRYSLSALKLLRPMAKPKHVPEYTTTFFLSPIMLRNYLKIAHRNLVKNKAYSAINIGGLAVGMAIAMLIGLWIWDELSYNKYHQNYDRIAQVMQRGTFNGEFGAGGYMPLPLGNELRTAFRDDFTYVVMSSWTREHILAYGENKFTRTGNYLSPEAPDLFALKMRRGTRAGLKDPSSILLSESTAQALFGDVDPMGKLMKLDNKLDVKVTGVYEDLPYNTEFRDLKFIAPWMLYVSSSDWVKRAQDNAEWDNNSWQILAQIAPGANFDAVTAKIKGLRVKHVPETALFKAEVFLNPMSRWHLYTGWDKKGNLDGRIQYVWLFGIIGVFVLLLACINFMNLSTARSEKRAKEVGIRKAVGSVRSQLISQFFSESLLVVAVAFVLSLLLVLLILPLFNEVADKHIGILWTNPIFWLAGLGFSLLTGLIAGSYPALYLSSFQPVKVLKGTFRVGRFATVPRKALVIVQFTVSVTLIIGTIIVFRQIQYAKNRPVGYDRNGLITVTMNTPELHSHYNALREDLLQTGAVVDMSTSSTPTTNLNSQNGGFDWEGKDPNFKAQFGTVAVTHDFGKTVGWQFKQGRDFSRAFSTDSSGMVINETAARYMGLKDPVGKTVKWNGRPFQVVGIVNDMVMGSPFEPVYQTVFMLNYGWADVINIKLNPQQSAGESLAKIEAVFRKFNPGSPFDYKFIDQQYELKFATEERIGKLASTFAMLAVFISCLGIFGLASFVAEQRTKEIGVRKVLGATVLNLWSLLSKDFVILVAIAFGIATPIAYYYLSGWLQKYEYHTEMPWWIFAVSGAGALVITLLTVSFQSIKAALVNPVKSLRSE; from the coding sequence ATGAAGATCCTCAAACCTTCGGATAAGTCTGTCCAGCCACCCCGTTGGGCTACCCAGCTCCTGCGGGGGTGGGGCGATCCCAACACGCAAGAGGAAGTGCAGGGCGACCTGCTCGAACTCTACGCCTGCTGGGTCAGCACCGAAGGCAAACGGCGGGCCGACTGGCGCTACAGCCTGAGTGCTCTGAAACTGTTACGGCCCATGGCCAAACCAAAGCACGTACCTGAGTACACGACCACCTTTTTTCTGAGTCCGATCATGCTACGAAACTATTTGAAAATTGCCCACAGAAACTTGGTCAAGAACAAGGCTTATTCGGCCATCAACATTGGCGGACTGGCCGTCGGTATGGCCATAGCGATGCTGATCGGCTTGTGGATTTGGGATGAACTGTCCTACAACAAATACCACCAGAACTATGACCGTATTGCGCAGGTCATGCAGCGCGGAACGTTCAATGGAGAATTTGGTGCCGGCGGTTATATGCCCTTGCCGTTGGGAAACGAGCTACGGACAGCTTTTCGCGACGACTTCACCTATGTCGTCATGTCGTCCTGGACCCGCGAACATATTCTGGCCTATGGGGAAAATAAATTTACCAGAACGGGAAATTACCTGAGCCCGGAAGCCCCCGATCTATTCGCGCTGAAGATGCGCAGAGGCACTCGGGCAGGTTTAAAAGACCCTTCGTCTATTCTGCTGTCGGAATCGACAGCTCAAGCTCTTTTTGGGGACGTTGATCCTATGGGCAAATTGATGAAACTCGATAATAAGCTGGACGTAAAAGTAACGGGCGTATACGAAGATTTGCCCTACAATACCGAATTCAGAGACTTGAAATTTATCGCTCCCTGGATGCTGTATGTGTCATCGTCGGATTGGGTAAAACGGGCTCAGGACAATGCAGAATGGGACAATAACTCCTGGCAAATACTGGCTCAGATTGCTCCCGGCGCGAATTTCGACGCGGTTACAGCAAAAATTAAAGGATTACGGGTAAAGCATGTCCCCGAGACGGCACTTTTCAAGGCAGAGGTCTTCCTAAACCCCATGAGCCGGTGGCATTTATACACGGGCTGGGACAAAAAGGGAAATCTGGACGGTCGAATTCAGTATGTCTGGCTATTTGGCATCATCGGCGTATTTGTGCTGCTGCTGGCCTGCATCAATTTCATGAACCTGAGTACGGCCCGTTCCGAAAAACGAGCCAAGGAAGTGGGCATCCGCAAAGCCGTTGGTTCCGTACGCAGTCAGTTGATCAGTCAGTTTTTCAGTGAGTCGTTGCTGGTGGTCGCGGTCGCGTTTGTTTTGTCCTTGTTGCTGGTCCTGCTCATTCTCCCGCTCTTCAATGAGGTGGCGGATAAGCACATAGGCATTTTGTGGACCAACCCGATTTTCTGGCTGGCTGGCCTCGGGTTCAGCCTGCTCACGGGCCTCATTGCAGGGAGTTATCCGGCGCTGTATCTGTCTTCATTCCAGCCGGTAAAAGTGCTCAAAGGCACCTTCCGGGTTGGTCGATTTGCAACCGTTCCACGGAAGGCGTTGGTCATTGTCCAGTTTACGGTTTCGGTTACGCTGATTATCGGAACGATCATCGTTTTTCGCCAGATTCAGTACGCTAAGAATCGGCCGGTTGGGTATGATCGAAACGGCCTGATTACCGTCACTATGAATACACCGGAGCTGCACAGTCATTACAATGCCTTGCGGGAAGACCTGTTGCAGACCGGTGCCGTGGTCGACATGTCTACTTCCTCGACGCCCACAACGAACCTGAATTCACAGAATGGTGGATTCGACTGGGAAGGGAAAGACCCGAATTTCAAAGCCCAATTTGGGACAGTCGCCGTAACGCATGACTTCGGCAAAACGGTTGGCTGGCAGTTTAAACAAGGGCGAGACTTTTCGCGCGCCTTCTCGACCGATTCATCCGGTATGGTCATCAATGAAACGGCCGCCCGGTACATGGGCTTGAAAGACCCGGTAGGGAAAACAGTCAAATGGAATGGCAGACCGTTTCAGGTGGTGGGCATTGTAAACGATATGGTGATGGGATCACCGTTCGAACCGGTTTACCAGACCGTTTTCATGCTGAATTATGGCTGGGCCGATGTCATCAATATCAAATTAAACCCACAGCAAAGTGCCGGCGAATCGCTGGCGAAGATCGAAGCCGTGTTCCGTAAATTCAATCCAGGCAGCCCGTTCGATTACAAATTCATTGATCAGCAATACGAGCTCAAATTTGCTACCGAGGAGCGGATCGGGAAACTTGCTTCGACCTTCGCCATGCTGGCTGTTTTCATTTCCTGTCTGGGCATTTTTGGGCTGGCTTCCTTCGTAGCCGAACAACGGACGAAGGAGATTGGTGTTCGCAAAGTATTAGGCGCAACAGTCCTCAATCTCTGGAGTTTGCTCTCGAAAGATTTTGTCATACTGGTCGCTATTGCCTTCGGTATTGCCACGCCGATCGCCTATTACTATCTCAGTGGCTGGCTCCAGAAGTACGAATATCATACGGAGATGCCGTGGTGGATTTTCGCCGTCTCAGGCGCAGGCGCGTTGGTCATTACCTTGCTGACGGTGAGTTTTCAAAGCATTAAAGCCGCGCTGGTCAATCCAGTGAAAAGTTTGAGAAGTGAGTAG